The proteins below come from a single Aminivibrio pyruvatiphilus genomic window:
- a CDS encoding GGDEF domain-containing protein: MDTSGTSFLFKCDREFNILHTFWYHPVHLLSPFQKVLTALFSPADMERIAGMAQKALSGKNLLLCEGGFSIASPEAGVCLCVTATGDTILIHGHDDYLRDGDPAAAVLRDTIHRFMDVVKASDTDFMTGSDTVIREQFEKIQKLNSDLVNTQRQLKKANSALNRLNQDLNNRLVRDALTGLVSRYQYRQEIELAISRAPEKRGIFTFVDLDDFKRINDTYGHAAGDRYLKEFADRLGRLPFDSLICMRIAGDEFGLYIHGYDTVEKEDIRAVWDRMKELVMNRPVQLGDDVQEKIFCSAGMAVYGKDTENVYELIECADFAMYEAKKSGKNSFSEFDPERYRKAKASPD, from the coding sequence ATGGACACAAGCGGAACCTCCTTTTTGTTCAAGTGTGACCGCGAATTCAATATCCTCCACACCTTCTGGTACCACCCCGTCCACCTTCTTTCTCCCTTCCAGAAGGTGTTGACGGCGCTGTTTTCCCCCGCCGACATGGAAAGAATCGCCGGAATGGCCCAAAAGGCTCTCTCCGGAAAGAATCTCCTTTTGTGCGAGGGCGGTTTCAGCATCGCCTCTCCGGAAGCCGGGGTCTGCCTCTGCGTGACGGCGACGGGCGACACAATCCTCATCCACGGACATGATGATTATCTCCGCGACGGCGACCCTGCGGCGGCCGTCCTGCGGGACACCATACACCGGTTTATGGACGTGGTGAAAGCGTCGGACACCGATTTCATGACGGGAAGCGATACTGTCATCCGTGAGCAGTTCGAAAAGATCCAGAAGCTGAACAGCGACCTGGTGAACACCCAACGGCAGCTCAAAAAAGCCAACTCCGCTCTGAACAGGCTGAACCAGGACCTCAACAACAGGCTCGTCAGGGATGCCCTCACGGGTCTTGTCAGCAGGTACCAGTACAGGCAGGAGATTGAACTCGCAATCTCCCGGGCCCCCGAAAAACGTGGAATCTTCACCTTCGTGGACCTCGACGACTTCAAGCGTATAAACGACACCTACGGCCACGCGGCCGGCGACAGGTACCTGAAGGAATTTGCGGACCGCCTGGGCCGTCTGCCCTTCGACAGCCTTATCTGCATGAGAATCGCCGGCGACGAGTTCGGGCTCTATATCCACGGGTATGACACCGTTGAAAAAGAGGATATCCGGGCCGTTTGGGACAGGATGAAAGAGCTGGTCATGAACCGTCCCGTCCAGCTGGGTGACGACGTTCAGGAAAAGATCTTCTGCAGCGCGGGCATGGCCGTGTACGGCAAGGACACGGAAAACGTCTATGAACTCATCGAGTGTGCCGACTTTGCCATGTATGAAGCCAAGAAATCGGGGAAGAACTCGTTCAGCGAATTCGATCCGGAACGCTACAGGAAAGCGAAGGCCTCTCCGGACTGA
- a CDS encoding cobalamin B12-binding domain-containing protein: MSLLMNYEDQRFTRIAQMVFEEQLRRDPGLESQMDERRRKMMYDDVVYNLSFLMTSVYFSDGRIFEGYARWLYELLCNLMKDLDRDRIMEIMTGHYRIMSEILADHAPEILTGDELGKAAEYLDLAIAVTTEAVTDIELSTSFSEGDYYDIRKAYLDALLRSRTKNAHEIIRDARKQGVPLEHIYEKILRKVMHEIGELWHRNVITVDREHYATSVTQTAMSGFFDEIFESPRKNRTLIACAVGSELHEMGIRMLSDMFEYQGWDTFYLGAALPGQAVVEAIGEHKPDLVALSVTMPPYLADCERVVKAIRAAHPGVKIAVGGQAFDTTDELWKKWDIDFYSPSAGELLRWAHKTFAA, from the coding sequence ATGAGTCTCTTGATGAACTATGAAGATCAGAGGTTCACCAGAATTGCCCAGATGGTCTTCGAAGAGCAGCTCAGACGGGACCCCGGGCTTGAAAGCCAGATGGACGAGAGACGACGAAAGATGATGTACGACGATGTGGTCTACAACCTCAGCTTTCTGATGACCTCGGTGTATTTCAGCGACGGCAGGATTTTCGAAGGATATGCCAGGTGGCTCTACGAGCTTCTGTGCAACCTGATGAAAGACCTTGACAGGGACAGGATCATGGAGATCATGACCGGCCACTACAGGATCATGTCGGAAATCCTGGCCGACCATGCCCCGGAAATCCTCACCGGGGACGAGCTGGGAAAAGCGGCGGAATATCTTGACCTGGCAATCGCTGTGACTACCGAAGCCGTAACAGACATCGAACTGTCCACATCTTTCAGCGAAGGTGATTACTACGACATCCGAAAAGCCTACCTGGACGCCCTTCTGCGAAGCCGGACAAAAAACGCTCACGAAATCATCAGGGACGCCCGGAAACAGGGAGTGCCCCTGGAGCACATCTACGAAAAGATCCTCAGGAAGGTCATGCACGAAATAGGCGAATTATGGCACCGGAACGTCATAACGGTGGACAGGGAGCATTATGCCACATCGGTGACCCAGACCGCCATGTCCGGTTTCTTCGATGAGATTTTCGAAAGCCCCCGGAAGAATAGGACGCTGATTGCCTGTGCGGTCGGGAGCGAGCTCCATGAAATGGGAATCAGGATGCTGTCCGACATGTTCGAGTACCAGGGATGGGACACCTTCTACCTGGGAGCCGCCCTGCCCGGGCAGGCCGTCGTCGAGGCAATAGGCGAGCACAAACCCGACCTCGTGGCTCTTTCCGTGACGATGCCGCCCTACCTTGCAGATTGCGAGAGAGTGGTGAAGGCCATACGGGCAGCCCATCCCGGGGTAAAAATCGCGGTGGGCGGCCAGGCTTTCGATACGACGGACGAACTGTGGAAAAAATGGGATATCGATTTCTATTCGCCTTCGGCAGGAGAGCTCCTTCGCTGGGCACACAAGACTTTTGCCGCATAA
- a CDS encoding HD domain-containing phosphohydrolase produces the protein MKRERGEVFMPLQDLLNQAVEVRPGDHLVALYAEEKEIEDYVTSFIHSALLRNERCLYITGDVDSSAVLQRVERLSAGSGASGELLVLEKSDVYSKGGKFSPDKLISLIQSTVETAVREGYSGLAITGEISWVLDYEDGEDLIIEYEWKLNEYVFDRYPVSALCRYNVNRFSHEMIRNIIQLHPLILWRSRIHENPYYIPPEGFKNNAIAQYQVDTWLKNIFSFTNTKSRFQSIVDRKQEEMRLLHKNMTNGIIMAFLKLLETHDPYTKDHCSNVASLAFRLAESLEISEEFSTKIHYASLVHDIGKTIVPHGILNKPGNLTGEEYGYIKMHPEHGANALDQMDQVREIAQAVRHHHERYDGRGYPDGLSGDEIPLMSRIIAICDSYDAITNDRPYRKAQSRDCALGEIAACAGTQFDPGLAAQFIRLFSPEEKSGTFCSGL, from the coding sequence GTGAAGAGAGAACGGGGGGAAGTCTTCATGCCCTTGCAGGATCTGCTGAACCAGGCCGTGGAAGTGCGGCCGGGGGACCATCTGGTCGCACTCTACGCCGAAGAGAAGGAAATCGAGGACTATGTGACTTCATTCATCCATTCGGCCCTCCTGCGGAATGAGCGGTGTCTTTACATCACGGGGGACGTGGATTCTTCCGCCGTGCTTCAGCGGGTTGAAAGACTCTCAGCCGGTTCCGGCGCCTCCGGAGAACTTCTCGTGCTCGAAAAATCGGACGTGTATTCGAAAGGCGGCAAATTTTCTCCGGACAAGCTGATCTCGTTGATCCAGTCGACGGTTGAAACCGCAGTCAGGGAAGGCTACAGCGGGCTTGCCATAACTGGCGAGATCAGCTGGGTTCTGGATTACGAAGACGGCGAGGATCTCATCATCGAGTACGAGTGGAAGCTGAATGAGTACGTCTTTGACAGGTACCCTGTTTCCGCCCTGTGCCGGTATAACGTAAACAGGTTTTCCCACGAGATGATCCGGAACATTATCCAGCTCCATCCCCTTATCCTCTGGCGGAGCAGAATTCACGAAAACCCCTATTACATCCCGCCGGAAGGCTTCAAGAACAACGCCATAGCACAGTACCAGGTTGATACCTGGCTGAAAAACATTTTCAGTTTTACCAATACGAAAAGCCGGTTTCAGAGCATCGTGGACAGAAAGCAGGAGGAAATGCGCCTGCTTCACAAGAACATGACGAACGGCATCATCATGGCCTTCCTCAAGCTTCTGGAAACCCATGACCCCTACACAAAGGACCACTGTTCGAACGTTGCCTCCCTGGCGTTTCGGCTGGCGGAAAGTCTCGAAATATCCGAGGAGTTCAGTACGAAAATCCACTACGCATCCCTTGTCCATGATATCGGGAAGACCATTGTCCCCCACGGCATCCTGAACAAGCCCGGAAATCTGACGGGGGAGGAATACGGGTACATTAAGATGCACCCGGAACACGGAGCGAACGCTTTGGATCAAATGGACCAGGTGCGGGAAATCGCGCAGGCGGTCCGACATCATCATGAACGGTATGACGGCCGGGGATACCCCGACGGACTGTCGGGGGACGAGATCCCCTTGATGTCGCGGATTATCGCCATTTGCGACAGCTACGACGCCATCACCAATGACCGCCCTTACAGAAAGGCGCAGAGCCGCGACTGCGCCCTCGGTGAAATAGCCGCCTGTGCGGGAACGCAGTTTGACCCGGGATTGGCGGCGCAGTTCATCAGGCTGTTTTCCCCAGAGGAGAAATCTGGTACCTTCTGTTCCGGGCTGTGA